The DNA window TGAATCTCAACGGCAAACAACTCTTCGCTATTAGGATCCCAATCGACATCCAGCCATTTTTCGGGTTGATTTTGGTAGTGCTTGACGTTTTTGCATTCACGGCGATGTATTACCAAGCCCTTGCCACTGGAAATAAAACCAATGATGTCATCACCCGGAATCGGGTGGCAGCAGTTAGCATAGTTAACCACCAAGCCTTCTGTACCTGAGATAGCCAAGGGCTGATGTTGACCGTTGGCATCCGAAATATTTGGAATATGATCGTCTTTGCCAAGCAGCGCATCATGAATTTGTTTTGCTACCAGGCCTGCCATACGTTGACCTAAACCAATTTCTTCGAGCAGCTGATTCCAATCCTTGAGTTTTAGTTCATTAACTAAACGCGCAATTAATTCATCACTCAGGCCGGAATAAGCCATGTTATGAACGCGCATCGCTTTGGTAAGTAAGCGCTGACCTAAATCCGTTGCCGAACGTGAATGTTGGTTTTTCAAAAAGTGGCGGATTTGCGAACGTGCCTTAGCGGTGGTTACAAAATTCAGCCAAGTAGGATTGGGCTGAGTTTCTTTCGATTTAATAATTTCAACGGTTTGTCCGCTCTCAAGCAGGGTGCGTAATGGCATTAGCTGGCGATCTATCCTGCAGCCGACGCAAGCATGGCCAAGATTAGTATGCACCGCATAAGCAAAGTCAACCGCAGTTGAGTTTTTAGGCAGGGTGACAATTTCGCCCTGTGGCGTGAAAATGTAGATGACATCAGGGAATAGATCGATTTTAACATTTTCAAGGAAATCTAATGAATTACCGGCACTTTGCTGGATTTCAAGAAGATTTCTTACCCACTCCTGCGCGCGTACATCGACTGCGCTAGGCTGTGTATTGGATTCGGTTTGTTTATATTGCCAATGCGCTGCGATACCGTGTTCAGACACCTCGTGCATCATTTCGCTGCGTATTTGCACTTCAATATGCACACCGTAAGGGCCAAATAATAGAGTGTGTAACGATTGATAGCCATTCGGTTTAGGGATCGCAATATAATCTTTAAACTTTCCGGGTAGAGGTTTATAAAGTGAATGAACCAATCCTAGCATTCGATAGCAATCGTCAGCATTTTCTACGATCACCCTAAAGGCGAAAATATCCAGTACCTCTTCAAAAGAAAGCTTTTTCTTTTTCATTTTTTTGTAAAGGCTGTAGAGGTGCTTTTCACGGCCGACGACCTGAGACTTAAAGCCTTCTTGGTGGATGCGAGTTTGAATCGCATCGCTAATTTGTTCAATAATTTCTTTACGATTACCACGCGCTTTTTTAACCGCAAATTCAAGGGTTGCATAGCGTTTAGGGTAAAGGGCTTTAAAACCGAGATCTTCAAGTTCAATCCGTATCGCATTAATGCCTAATCGCGCGGCTATAGGCGCATAGATGTCGAGCGTTTCATGTGCAATACGTCGTTGTTTTTCGGGTCGCATTACCCCTAGCGTACGCATATTGTGGAGGCGATCGGCCAGTTTGATTAGGATGACGCGAATATCACGAGACATCGCCAGCATCATTTTACGAAAGCTTTCTGCTTGAGCTTCTTGCGGTGTGTCGAAAGCAATTTTACCTAGCTTGGTTACGCCGTCGATAATTTCGGCAACCGACTCACCAAAGCGATCAATGATATCCTGTTTAGTGTAGGGGGTGTCTTCAATCACGTCATGCAAGATGGCCGCAATTAAACTTTCATGATCCAGCTGAATTTCAGCCAAGATTTCAGCCACCGCAACCGGATGCCAGATGTAAGCTCCGCCAGCTTTGCGGGTTTGCCCAGCGTGCGCGAGAGCACCAAATTCAAAAGCAGCCACAATCTGGCTGACCAGCTCGGGTGCAAGATAGGCATTGGCCTTTTCTAATAATCCGTCTAACGAATTAGGGGTGCTCATAACGCGATCGCTTTAATGCAGAAATTAGCGGAAAAAAGGAGGGGTATCAGGATCAGCTAGGATCACTTCTGGAGTAATATTTTGTTCTGCCAGCTCACGCAACGCGACCACGGTTGGTTTGTCGTTTTCCCATGCGAGCGTAGGTTCTGAACCATTGCCTAATTGACGCGCACGTTTAGCGGCAACTAAAACTAATTCAAAACGATTCTCAACATGGTGTAAACAATCTTCTACTGTAACTCTTGCCATGGGCAATTCCTTATAAATTTTAGATAAAAAATAAACTTTTAACCTATACTATTCTACAGTAATAATCGGCTTAGTTACAGTCAAGCCTGGTATTACATCGCTTTTAATTTCAATGAATCAGAAGAGGGTTCGGGTTATGGAGTTTGAGAATATACTAAACCAATATGTTATTCCTTTCGGAATACAGTTATTGGTGGCGATCGTTGCTTTTTATATCGGGAATAAGTTAATTGGTTTAGCTCTAAACTTACTAGACAAAATTTTGGTTAAGTTTGAGGTGCAACCGATTCTAGTTAGTTTTTCAAAATCGGTAGCAAAGGGATTGCTTTATGTGATCCTAACGATTGCTATTTTAAGTTACCTTGGTTTTGATACCACCTCGGTGGTAGCCATTTTAGCGGCAGCCAGTTTGGCGATTGGTTTGGCACTAAAAGATTCACTTAATAATTTTGCTTCAGGCGTGATGTTGATTTTAACTAAACCGTTTAAAGTGGGGGACTTTGTTGAAGTCGGAGGTCAAATGGGCGTGGTAGAAGGGCTTCAACTCTTTAGCACTGCAATGAGAACCGGCGATAACCGCCAGGTGATTATTCCTAATGGGCAGATCTATAATTCTGCGATGATTAATTACTCGGCAAAGCCCACCCGCAGAATAGATCTTGTTTTTGGTATCAGCTATGACAGTGATCTGAGAAAGGCGAAAACGATTTTGCAAGATCTAATCCAGCAAGAAACACGCGCATTGACTGATCCAGAACCTTTGGTTGTTGTATCTGAGCTTGCAGATAGCAGTGTTAACTTTACGGTGCGTATTTGGGTTGATTCGGCAGATTATTGGGCGGTTAGATTCGATTACATTGAAAAAGTTAAACTGACGTTTGATGAAAATGACATTGTGATTCCTTATCCGCAAATGGATGTGCATGTACAAGGTATGCCCACTGCCGCTTAAAATAATGTAAGTTTAAAAGCCTGAGAGGTATTAGCCTTCTCAGGCTTTTTTATTAACCTAGTTTAATCAAGAGGGTGAATAATGGCGATTAGAAAATATAAGGGTATCTTGCCTCAAATGGCAGATAGTGCCTGGGTCGATACCAGTGCACAGGTGATTGGAAAGTGTGAGTTAGCTGAAGATGTGGGTATTTGGCCTTGTGCCGTGTTGCGTGGTGATGTCAATGATATCAAGATTGGCGCGCGTTCAAATATTCAAGATGGTGCGGTGGTGCATACTACCCATGAATCTGAAAGGTCAAAAGGCTCTAAAACGCTTGTTGGTGAAGATGTCACCATTGGCCATAATGCGGTTTTACATGGCTGTATTATCGAAGACGAGTGTTTGATTGGTATGGGGGCGGTGATATTGGACAATGCCCATATTAAAAAACAGGTATTGGTCGGGGCTAATAGCCTGGTTCCTCCCGGAAAGGTTTTGGAAAGTGGTTATTTGTATGTGGGTTCCCCGGTTAAGCAAATGCGAGCCTTAACCGACCAAGAGAAAGCCTTTTTTAAATATTCTGCGGCACACTACGTTAAGCTGAAAAATGAGTTCGCTGCTGAAGATGAATAACCAGCTTGGGGTGAATGTAGATTTTGCCGGTCAATTATTAAATTGGTTTGATCAATATGGCCGCCATGATTTACCCTGGCAACACCCAAGAAGCCCATATCAAGTTTGGGTATCAGAGATCATGTTGCAACAAACCCAAGTGCAAACGGTTATTCCCTATTTCGAACGCTTTATGCGGGCTTTCCCAAGCGTGACGAAATTAGCGCGTGCTGAACAATCCGACGTTTTAGCCCACTGGGCCGGTTTGGGCTATTATGCCAGGGGACGAAATCTTCATCGTGCGGCACAAATTATTCAACAGCAGTATGCGGGTGTTTTTCCTGATGATCTAGAGCGAGTTCAAGCTTTGCCAGGAATAGGCCGCTCAACGGCTGCGGCCATTTTATCTCAAGCTTTTGATCAACCCCATGCCATTCTAGATGGCAATGTAAAGCGCGTGTTAACGCGTTTTTATGGGATCGAAGGTTGGCCAGGTACTAAGTCGATAGAAACCCTACTTTGGCAAAAAGCGGAAGCTTTATTACCTGGATCGCGCTTTGCGGACTATACTCAAGCTATCATGGACTTGGGGGCAACCCTCTGTAAACGAACCAGGCCTGCTTGTGAGCTTTGTCCTGTACATGCCCAGTGTCAAGCCGCATTGAATTCGATGGTTGAACGAATTCCAACGCCTAAGCCGAAAAAAAACCTACCCAGCAAACAGCTTTGGTTTTTGATTATGTTTAATGAATCAGGTCAAGTGGCTTTTTACAAGCGACCGGAGCAAGGGATCTGGGGTGGTTTGTATAGCCTGCCGGAATTTAGCGATAAAAATCAGTTGATGCTGGCTGGGGTCGAATTGAATTCTTTGCTAGAATGGGAAGAGATAACACATTGTTTTAGCCATTATCGCTTGACCCTTTGGCCCGTTGTGGCTAAAAAAGTCCTAGGGGTCAATGAAGCAAACGATGACCTAATATGGATGTTGCCAGCGCAGGCTTTAGCCTTAGGTTTACCTGCGCCTATAAAGAAAATAATTAAAAAACTAGGCGCCTGTCGGACTAAAGGCCAATAGGTTCCATTAGCTACATAAAAACGACTTAACCTAACACTCAGGAGAAGAAGGATGTCAAGAAAAGTACAGTGCGTAAAGATTAAAGAAGAACTAGACGGTTTAGAGTTTGCGCCTTTTCCAGGTGAGCTGGGGAAAAAGGTATACGATAACGTCTCCAAAGAAGCTTGGAAGCAGTGGTTAGCGCAGCAAACGATATTGATTAATGAGTATCGCTTGTCAAGTTTAGACCCTAAAGCACGCAGTTTTTTGCAGGAAGAAATGCAAAAGTTTTTGTTTGGTGATGAAGAAATTCAGATGCCTGAAGCTTTTACGCCAACCTAACCTCCCATAGAATGACTTACGCTTATATTCTCTGTTTAAATGTAGAGCAACCAAGATGCCAAATTTGATTGATGTGTTTGTTGGCCGCCAGCCGGTATTTGATAAAGAGCTTAAAACCTTTGCCTATGAGTTATTGTTCCGCGCGAATCGTGAGGATAATCATGCCGTTATTGTTGGGGGGGATAGTGCTTCTGCACAGGTGATGATTCACGCTTTTGGTGATATCGGAATTAAGGATATTGCAGGCGAACATAAAGTTTTTATTAACTTTACTGAAGGACTGTTGTTGCGAGAGTATCAGCCTTTTTTTCCCAAGAGCAAGGTGGTTATCGAAATACTTGAAACAGTCAGGGTTACACCAAGTTTGCTGAGCGCGGTTAAGAAGCTGCGTGAAAGTGGTTATGTGATTGCATTAGATGATTATGTGTTCAATTCGCAACTTGAATGTCTGGAGCCTTTAGCAGATATTATCAAAGTCGATATTCTCAGGGTGGGGCCGCGTCAGTTAATTGAGCATGTTAAACGACTTAAAGAGCAGGGTGCTAAGTTATTAGCTGAAAAAGTTGAAACTCAGGCTCATTTCGAGTTTTGTAAGAAAATTGGTTTTGACTACTTCCAAGGATATTTTTTTGCTAAACCCGTGATTATCCAAGGGCAACGTTTACCCACGAATAAGGTGAGTGTTTTAGAGTTATTGGCTAGTGTTTATGATCCTGATGTCGATATGCAAAAATTGAGCGATATCATTTCGCGCGATGTGTCTTTGAGTCAAAAACTGTTAAAGTTTTTGGCTCAAAACTTAGAAGGTAATCATAAGATCAGTTCGATTCATGATGCAGTGGTACGTTTTGGTTTAAATAGACTTAAAAGTTGGGCGAGCATGCTGGTGTTATCAGGGGTGGATGATAAGCCGGAAGAACTTTTTCAAACCTCTTTAACGCGTGCCAAGTATTGTGAACTGGTGGCTGAAAAGCTAGCAATTAGACCTAAAGAACTTTATTTTACAGTCGGGTTGTTTTCTGCTTTTGATGCGCTAATGGATCAGGATTTAGAGGTTTTGCTGGCTAAATTAAATCTTGATGAGGTAATTTTTGAAGCCTTAATGACAGGTAAAAACATGCCGGGTATTATTTTACAATCTGTTAAAGGCTTAGAAAGAGGTGAGACCGATTTTACATTGCCAGGTGATTGTACGCCTGCAGATTTAAGTCACTGTTATCTACAGGCGATGCAGTTCACCCAAACGGTAGTAAACGGGTAGCTAAAATGATTAGCTTGCCGGGTGATGGGTATAGCGTAAAATGTCATTACCTTTTTCAATCAGAATGAGTTCCAAGCCCATCTGATCAAAAAATAAACTTTTAGTTAAATCTTCATTTTCCACTATTCGACTAGGCTCACCGAAACGTTTTTCAATCGCTAGGTCAGTCAAACGACGACGTGGCACCAAAGTAATCTCGCCAATCGGGTAGTTAAAAAGCGCCAGGGTATCTTCATTGTTCAACTGAACTTCTCGTGCACCTTGTTTAGAGACGGTGGTGCGAGCGCCGCGATCATAGTAGCGATCGAGTTCCGCATCAGTCATCGACAACTTAATTACCAAAGAGCCATGGATAGAGCCAATATACGCGGAATGTATATAGGCTTCAGCTGAGCGCCCGCCATCAGGCATTTGAAAGAGTTTGACTTCGATATCTCGACCGTAAAGTTCAATCAAATCTTTAAGCGTTGATTCATTCAGCGTAATACCTAAAGCCTGTAGACGGTTTTGTTCGTCATAAGCTGCATTCCAGGGCAGATGGGCAGAATTAAAGCCTTGATCCTTAGGTGCCAGCGCCATCAAACCAAAAAACAGAGCGACGGCAATAAAAATTACCCAATAAACAGGACGAATATTCATCAGTTTTTATCTTCTTCTGTGCGAGGTTGACCAGCACTTGCTTTAGCATCAAATTCACCGAGCTCGATATTTGATTGCTCGTTTCGAGGCAGGTATTTAACAATATTTTTATCTACGATTCCCTTGCTACAATCGTAAACCGAAATCCCCGTTTGCAAAAAGGTAATCAGCACGGTAAAAAACACGATCGCTCCACCAAAGAACATCGTGATGATTTGAAAAATAGGAGTAGAACTGCCATCGTCGGCAAAGTTGTTCATACTCAAACCACCAGGCATAATCCATTGCACTAGGCTGTAGATAGCAACTAGGGTTAAACCGACAATATAACTTCCGATTAATATTCTTCCGCGTCGCCATGCGAGCACCCAATGAGCCGCAACAAACCAAGTGTCGTGTTTAATCTTTTGTTGTCCACGGAAATAGATATAACTTAAAACAGCAATGGATATTAACGGAATTAAAATAAACATCACCGGGTTTCCGGTGGTTTTTAGCACGGTCAAGGATAAAAATAAATGAGTGAGCAAGATGTTTAGATTATAAATATGGTGAGGGTTTTTGGCACGCTGAGCTTCGTCTTCGGTAACTTGGTATTGCATTTGAGTTTCTCTATTTAATGGTTAGGTTTACAGTTCGGTATTTATATATTCATTTACTGCGGCAGACAGGCGGCTATAACTGGCGTTAATCTGCGTAAAAAGGGCTTCAGCTCCAGCTAACTCACCGGTTCTCCCCATATTCTCTAATTCGAAACAAAGCGCGGGTAATTCGATAGCCCCTACATTCGCGGCACTGCCTTTGAGAGTATGAGCCTGATGTCTTACTTCTGTGGCATTCTGCTGCTGAATGGCTTGATCCAGCTGTTCGATAACCTGCGGAGTAATATCATTAAAACTTTCTAAAATGGCTTTAAGATCATCC is part of the Thiomicrospira microaerophila genome and encodes:
- a CDS encoding RelA/SpoT family protein — encoded protein: MSTPNSLDGLLEKANAYLAPELVSQIVAAFEFGALAHAGQTRKAGGAYIWHPVAVAEILAEIQLDHESLIAAILHDVIEDTPYTKQDIIDRFGESVAEIIDGVTKLGKIAFDTPQEAQAESFRKMMLAMSRDIRVILIKLADRLHNMRTLGVMRPEKQRRIAHETLDIYAPIAARLGINAIRIELEDLGFKALYPKRYATLEFAVKKARGNRKEIIEQISDAIQTRIHQEGFKSQVVGREKHLYSLYKKMKKKKLSFEEVLDIFAFRVIVENADDCYRMLGLVHSLYKPLPGKFKDYIAIPKPNGYQSLHTLLFGPYGVHIEVQIRSEMMHEVSEHGIAAHWQYKQTESNTQPSAVDVRAQEWVRNLLEIQQSAGNSLDFLENVKIDLFPDVIYIFTPQGEIVTLPKNSTAVDFAYAVHTNLGHACVGCRIDRQLMPLRTLLESGQTVEIIKSKETQPNPTWLNFVTTAKARSQIRHFLKNQHSRSATDLGQRLLTKAMRVHNMAYSGLSDELIARLVNELKLKDWNQLLEEIGLGQRMAGLVAKQIHDALLGKDDHIPNISDANGQHQPLAISGTEGLVVNYANCCHPIPGDDIIGFISSGKGLVIHRRECKNVKHYQNQPEKWLDVDWDPNSEELFAVEIQIETKNQRGALALIASEIANTKTDIERVRSEDKDETYSLMNFVVSVRNRDHLDELLRHLRRIPIIDKADRVENLDH
- the rpoZ gene encoding DNA-directed RNA polymerase subunit omega; this encodes MARVTVEDCLHHVENRFELVLVAAKRARQLGNGSEPTLAWENDKPTVVALRELAEQNITPEVILADPDTPPFFR
- a CDS encoding mechanosensitive ion channel family protein, yielding MEFENILNQYVIPFGIQLLVAIVAFYIGNKLIGLALNLLDKILVKFEVQPILVSFSKSVAKGLLYVILTIAILSYLGFDTTSVVAILAAASLAIGLALKDSLNNFASGVMLILTKPFKVGDFVEVGGQMGVVEGLQLFSTAMRTGDNRQVIIPNGQIYNSAMINYSAKPTRRIDLVFGISYDSDLRKAKTILQDLIQQETRALTDPEPLVVVSELADSSVNFTVRIWVDSADYWAVRFDYIEKVKLTFDENDIVIPYPQMDVHVQGMPTAA
- a CDS encoding gamma carbonic anhydrase family protein gives rise to the protein MAIRKYKGILPQMADSAWVDTSAQVIGKCELAEDVGIWPCAVLRGDVNDIKIGARSNIQDGAVVHTTHESERSKGSKTLVGEDVTIGHNAVLHGCIIEDECLIGMGAVILDNAHIKKQVLVGANSLVPPGKVLESGYLYVGSPVKQMRALTDQEKAFFKYSAAHYVKLKNEFAAEDE
- the mutY gene encoding A/G-specific adenine glycosylase, yielding MSSLLKMNNQLGVNVDFAGQLLNWFDQYGRHDLPWQHPRSPYQVWVSEIMLQQTQVQTVIPYFERFMRAFPSVTKLARAEQSDVLAHWAGLGYYARGRNLHRAAQIIQQQYAGVFPDDLERVQALPGIGRSTAAAILSQAFDQPHAILDGNVKRVLTRFYGIEGWPGTKSIETLLWQKAEALLPGSRFADYTQAIMDLGATLCKRTRPACELCPVHAQCQAALNSMVERIPTPKPKKNLPSKQLWFLIMFNESGQVAFYKRPEQGIWGGLYSLPEFSDKNQLMLAGVELNSLLEWEEITHCFSHYRLTLWPVVAKKVLGVNEANDDLIWMLPAQALALGLPAPIKKIIKKLGACRTKGQ
- a CDS encoding oxidative damage protection protein, whose protein sequence is MSRKVQCVKIKEELDGLEFAPFPGELGKKVYDNVSKEAWKQWLAQQTILINEYRLSSLDPKARSFLQEEMQKFLFGDEEIQMPEAFTPT
- a CDS encoding EAL and HDOD domain-containing protein, with product MPNLIDVFVGRQPVFDKELKTFAYELLFRANREDNHAVIVGGDSASAQVMIHAFGDIGIKDIAGEHKVFINFTEGLLLREYQPFFPKSKVVIEILETVRVTPSLLSAVKKLRESGYVIALDDYVFNSQLECLEPLADIIKVDILRVGPRQLIEHVKRLKEQGAKLLAEKVETQAHFEFCKKIGFDYFQGYFFAKPVIIQGQRLPTNKVSVLELLASVYDPDVDMQKLSDIISRDVSLSQKLLKFLAQNLEGNHKISSIHDAVVRFGLNRLKSWASMLVLSGVDDKPEELFQTSLTRAKYCELVAEKLAIRPKELYFTVGLFSAFDALMDQDLEVLLAKLNLDEVIFEALMTGKNMPGIILQSVKGLERGETDFTLPGDCTPADLSHCYLQAMQFTQTVVNG
- a CDS encoding Hpt domain-containing protein, producing the protein MSQILDYDNLNMLKEVIGDDLKAILESFNDITPQVIEQLDQAIQQQNATEVRHQAHTLKGSAANVGAIELPALCFELENMGRTGELAGAEALFTQINASYSRLSAAVNEYINTEL